One genomic window of Solanum dulcamara chromosome 12, daSolDulc1.2, whole genome shotgun sequence includes the following:
- the LOC129877317 gene encoding protein CURVATURE THYLAKOID 1B, chloroplastic, translated as MASTTSPFSLSSSSTLVDGKTTRQSSAAASSQCVTLPTLPPPPPAVQSRAARTTAYCRKIARNVAAMATSTGEVATAETTTAETATTELPSEFVQKIQEVWDKVDDKYAVSSLGVAAFILLWSSTGVVSAIDRLPLIPGVLELVGIGYTGWFAYKNLIFKPDREALIAKIKDLYNDILGSS; from the exons ATGGCCTCAACAACTTCCCCATTTTCTCTCTCATCTTCATCGACCCTAGTCGACGGCAAGACAACTCGTCAGTCCTCCGCCGCGGCATCGTCGCAATGTGTGACACTACCCACCCTTCCTCCGCCGCCGCCGGCAGTCCAAAGCCGTGCTGCCAGAACCACTGCCTACT GTAGAAAAATTGCAAGGAATGTGGCCGCAATGGCAACATCAACCGGAGAAGTTGCCACAGCAGAGACCACAACAGCTGAAACGGCAACCACTGAGCTACCATCAGAGTTTGTCCAAAAGATTCAAGAAGTT TGGGACAAAGTTGATGATAAGTATGCAGTCAGTTCATTGGGTGTTGCTGCATTTATTCTGCTTTGGAGCTCCACTGGAGTGGTCTCG GCAATTGACAGGCTTCCTTTGATTCCTGGTGTTCTTGAGCTTGTAGGAATTGGTTACACCGGT TGGTTTGCCTACAAGAACTTGATCTTCAAACCCGACAG AGAAGCTTTGATAGCAAAGATCAAGGACTTATACAATGATATTCTTGGGAGCAGCTAA
- the LOC129877139 gene encoding cathecol O-methyltransferase 1 yields MGSSTNIQLPTQSKDEERNCTYAMQLLSSSVLPFVLNSTIQLDVFEILAKDKTTKLSALEIVSKMTTCKNPDAATMLDRMLYVLASYSLLDCSIVEEGNGVTKRRYGLSGIGKFFVRDEDGASMGPLLALLQDKVFINSWFELKDAVLEGGVPFDRVHGVHAFEYPKLDPKFNDVFNQAMINHTTVVMKKILENYKGFENLKTLVDVGGGLGVNLKMITSKYPTIKGTNFDLPHVVQHAPSYPGVEHVGGDMFESVPQGDAIFMKWILHDWSDSHCLKLLKNCHKALPDNGKVIVVEANLPVKPHTDTAVVGVSQCDLIMMAQNPGGKERSEQEFRALASEAGFKDVNLICCVCNFWVMEFYK; encoded by the exons aTGGGATCCTCAACAAATATCCAATTACCAACACAATCTAAAGATGAAGAACGTAACTGCACGTACGCGATGCAATTGTTGTCATCGTCAGTACTTCCCTTCGTTTTGAACTCAACGATCCAATTGGATGTATTTGAGATACTCGCGAAGGATAAGACCACTAAACTATCTGCTTTAGAAATTGTGTCTAAGATGACTACATGTAAGAACCCTGATGCAGCCACCATGCTAGACCGGATGCTTTATGTCCTGGCTAGTTATTCGTTACTCGATTGTTCCATTGTTGAGGAGGGAAATGGGGTGACGAAAAGGCGGTATGGTCTGTCAGGAATAGGGAAATTCTTTGTACGTGATGAAGATGGTGCATCCATGGGACCATTGTTGGCTTTGCTCCAAGATAAAGTATTCATTAACAGCTG GTTTGAATTGAAAGATGCAGTACTTGAAGGAGGAGTACCATTTGACAGAGTGCATGGTGTACATGCATTTGAATATCCAAAATTGGACCCAAAGTTCAATGATGTTTTCAATCAGGCAATGATCAACCACACAACAGTTGTCATgaaaaaaatacttgaaaattacAAAGGTTTTGAGAACCTCAAAACTTTGGTTGATGTTGGAGGTGGTCTTGGAGTTAATCTCAAGATGATTACATCTAAATACCCAACAATTAAGGGAACTAATTTTGATTTGCCACATGTTGTTCAACATGCACCTTCCTATCCTG GGGTGGAACATGTTGGGGGAGATATGTTTGAAAGTGTTCCACAAGGAGATGCTATTTTTATGAAG TGGATCCTTCATGACTGGAGTGATAGTCACTGCCTCAAGTTGTTGAAGAATTGCCACAAGGCTCTACCAGACAACGGAAAGGTGATCGTTGTGGAGGCCAATCTACCAGTGAAACCTCATACTGATACTGCGGTGGTTGGCGTTTCACAATGTGATTTGATCATGATGGCTCAAAATCCGGGAGGCAAAGAGCGTTCTGAACAGGAGTTTCGAGCTTTGGCAAGTGAAGCCGGATTCAAAGACGTTAACTTAATATGTTGTGTCTGTAATTTTTGGGTCATGGAATTCTACAAGTAG